Proteins encoded within one genomic window of Brienomyrus brachyistius isolate T26 chromosome 22, BBRACH_0.4, whole genome shotgun sequence:
- the slc6a16a gene encoding sodium-dependent neutral amino acid transporter B(0)AT2 isoform X2, translating to MKMEKTPLPTDEEGVHTPDGQSDTIPLEPRAEQAEGHVVPEPGRPAWDSKLQYVLAQVGFSVGLGNVWRFPYLCHQNGGGAFLLLYVLLLMLVGVPLFFLELAAGQSVRQGSIGVWKHVAPQLAGIGYSSCMVCFYVALYYNVIIAWSLFYLSKSFQSPLPWEQCPIYSNFTVQECSRTSPTTYFWFREALDITDSIEQTGQFNPKMTGCLMAAWVIVCLAMIKGIKSSAKVMYFSSVFPYIVLLCFLLRGLLLDGASEGISYMFYPKLQIWGEVQVWRQAATQVFFALGLGFGSVIAYSSYNPPNNNCHRDALMVSLINLLTSVLASLVVFAVLGFRAKSMAMACVLRNVGLLTEMSAMGSVQHLLLPWANGSDPGSVSLWEYREWFQQYGAQMGSGITDCSLEEEMNQGVEGTGLAFIAFTEAMVLFPASPFWSMLFFLMLLNLGLSTMFGTMQGILTPLSDNFHLLRRHKTLLTVASCILGFLIGLLFTQRSGNYFVTMFDDYSATLPLIIVVVFETLAVSWIYGADRFLDDIEVMLQWRPPVVYKYLWQFVCLLAMVGLLGASLLRMFFKWPTYTAWNQSMASERVLPYPGWALALLSLLILLACLPLPVLYIHTLLRRRLGSRGAPLEAGLSHRDTYMKCETDEPAAAQQLIPLEGEQESDRGSFLSLGAEHYRLLPQKDLVEEDIEEDTGV from the exons ATGAAG ATGGAGAAGACTCCCTTACCTACTGACGAGGAGGGCGTGCACACGCCGGATGGCCAGTCAGATACAATACCGCTGGAGCCGAGGGCAGAACAAGCAGAAGGGCATGTGGTCCCCGAACCTGGCCGTCCGGCCTGGGACAGCAAGCTGCAGTACGTGCTGGCACAGGTGGGCTTCAGCGTGGGCCTGGGAAATGTCTGGAGGTTCCCCTACCTGTGTCACCAGAATGGCGGAG GAGCCTTCCTGTTGCTGTATGTGCTCCTGCTGATGCTGGTGGGGGTGCCACTATTTTTCCTGGAGCTGGCGGCGGGGCAGTCTGTCCGGCAGGGCAGCATCGGTGTGTGGAAGCACGTTGCCCCCCAGCTGGCGGGAATCGGCTACTCCAGTTGCATG GTGTGCTTCTATGTGGCCCTTTACTACAATGTCATCATTGCCTGGAGCCTCTTCTACCTCAGCAAGTCCTTCCAGTCCCCCCTTCCCTGGGAGCAGTGCCCCATCTACAGCAACTTCACCG TCCAGGAATGTTCCAGAACCTCCCCCACTACCTACTTCTGGTTCCGCGAGGCCCTGGACATTACAGACTCCATCGAGCAGACTGGGCAGTTCAACCCCAAGATGACTGGCTGCCTGATGGCCGCCTGGGTGATTGTCTGTCTTGCCATGATCAAGGGCATCAAGTCATCCGCCAAG GTGATGTACTTCTCCTCTGTGTTCCCCTACATTGTTCTTCTCTGCTTTCTCTTGCGGGGGCTGCTGTTGGATGGGGCCTCTGAAGGCATTTCCTATATGTTCTATCCTAAG CTGCAGATCTGGGGCGAGGTGCAGGTCTGGAGGCAGGCCGCCACGCAGGTTTTCTTTGCCCTGGGGCTCGGCTTCGGCTCTGTCATCGCCTACTCCTCCTACAACCCCCCGAACAATAACTGCCACCGCGACGCCCTCATGGTGTCCCTCATCAACCTGCTCACGTCTGTGCTCGCCTCTCTCGTGGTCTTTGCGGTGCTGGGCTTCCGTGCAAAGAGCATGGCGATGGCCTGCGTGCTGCG GAACGTGGGCCTCCTGACGGAGATGTCAGCCATGGGGTCCGTGCAGCATCTCCTGCTGCCGTGGGCCAACGGATCTGACCCTGGATCAGTGTCCCTGTGGGAATACCGGGAGTGGTTCCAGCAGTATGGTGCCCAAATGGGGAGTGGCATCACGGACTGCAGCCTGGAGGAGGAGATGAACCAG GGAGTGGAAGGCACGGGGCTGGCCTTCATTGCCTTCACCGAGGCCATGGTTCTGTTCCCAGCCTCGCCTTTCTGGTCCATGCTCTTCTTCCTCATGCTGCTCAACCTCGGCCTCAGCACCATGTTTGGCACCATGCAGGGAATCCTCACCCCCCTCAGTGACAACTTCCATCTGCTGAGACGCCACAAGACCCTGCTAACGg TGGCCAGCTGCATCCTGGGCTTTCTCATCGGCCTACTCTTCACCCAGCGCTCCGGGAACTACTTTGTCACCATGTTTGATGACTACTCTGCCACCCTGCCACTCATCATCGTGGTCGTATTTGAGACGCTTGCCGTGTCCTGGATCTACGGCGCCGACCG CTTCCTGGATGACATAGAAGTCATGCTCCAGTGGCGCCCCCCAGTGGTTTACAAGTACCTGTGGCAGTTTGTGTGCCTGCTGGCCATGGTGGGTCTTCTGGGGGCCAGTTTGCTACGTATGTTCTTCAAATGGCCCACCTACACAGCCTGGAACCAGAGCATG GCCTCCGAGAGGGTGCTGCCGTACCCCGGTTGGGCTCTTGCCCTCCTCTCTCTGCTCATCCTGCTGGCCTGCCTGCCTCTGCCTGTACTTTACATCCATACCCTTCTGAGGCGTCGCCTAGGCAGCCGCGGGGCCCCACTGGAGGCAGGGCTTAGCCACAGAGACACATATATGAAATGCGAGACGGACGAACCTGCCGCCGCCCAGCAGCTCATCCCATTGGAGGGGGAGCAAGAATCTGACAGGGGCTCCTTCCTGTCACTGGGT
- the slc6a16a gene encoding sodium-dependent neutral amino acid transporter B(0)AT2 isoform X1, producing the protein MKMEKTPLPTDEEGVHTPDGQSDTIPLEPRAEQAEGHVVPEPGRPAWDSKLQYVLAQVGFSVGLGNVWRFPYLCHQNGGGAFLLLYVLLLMLVGVPLFFLELAAGQSVRQGSIGVWKHVAPQLAGIGYSSCMVCFYVALYYNVIIAWSLFYLSKSFQSPLPWEQCPIYSNFTGQSLCVGYSAASSHAGDSLRKLSSHPVQECSRTSPTTYFWFREALDITDSIEQTGQFNPKMTGCLMAAWVIVCLAMIKGIKSSAKVMYFSSVFPYIVLLCFLLRGLLLDGASEGISYMFYPKLQIWGEVQVWRQAATQVFFALGLGFGSVIAYSSYNPPNNNCHRDALMVSLINLLTSVLASLVVFAVLGFRAKSMAMACVLRNVGLLTEMSAMGSVQHLLLPWANGSDPGSVSLWEYREWFQQYGAQMGSGITDCSLEEEMNQGVEGTGLAFIAFTEAMVLFPASPFWSMLFFLMLLNLGLSTMFGTMQGILTPLSDNFHLLRRHKTLLTVASCILGFLIGLLFTQRSGNYFVTMFDDYSATLPLIIVVVFETLAVSWIYGADRFLDDIEVMLQWRPPVVYKYLWQFVCLLAMVGLLGASLLRMFFKWPTYTAWNQSMASERVLPYPGWALALLSLLILLACLPLPVLYIHTLLRRRLGSRGAPLEAGLSHRDTYMKCETDEPAAAQQLIPLEGEQESDRGSFLSLGAEHYRLLPQKDLVEEDIEEDTGV; encoded by the exons ATGAAG ATGGAGAAGACTCCCTTACCTACTGACGAGGAGGGCGTGCACACGCCGGATGGCCAGTCAGATACAATACCGCTGGAGCCGAGGGCAGAACAAGCAGAAGGGCATGTGGTCCCCGAACCTGGCCGTCCGGCCTGGGACAGCAAGCTGCAGTACGTGCTGGCACAGGTGGGCTTCAGCGTGGGCCTGGGAAATGTCTGGAGGTTCCCCTACCTGTGTCACCAGAATGGCGGAG GAGCCTTCCTGTTGCTGTATGTGCTCCTGCTGATGCTGGTGGGGGTGCCACTATTTTTCCTGGAGCTGGCGGCGGGGCAGTCTGTCCGGCAGGGCAGCATCGGTGTGTGGAAGCACGTTGCCCCCCAGCTGGCGGGAATCGGCTACTCCAGTTGCATG GTGTGCTTCTATGTGGCCCTTTACTACAATGTCATCATTGCCTGGAGCCTCTTCTACCTCAGCAAGTCCTTCCAGTCCCCCCTTCCCTGGGAGCAGTGCCCCATCTACAGCAACTTCACCGGTCAGTCCCTCTGTGTTGGGTATAGCGCTGCGTCCTCCCATGCTGGTGACTCACTCCGCAAACTCTCTTCTCATCCAGTCCAGGAATGTTCCAGAACCTCCCCCACTACCTACTTCTGGTTCCGCGAGGCCCTGGACATTACAGACTCCATCGAGCAGACTGGGCAGTTCAACCCCAAGATGACTGGCTGCCTGATGGCCGCCTGGGTGATTGTCTGTCTTGCCATGATCAAGGGCATCAAGTCATCCGCCAAG GTGATGTACTTCTCCTCTGTGTTCCCCTACATTGTTCTTCTCTGCTTTCTCTTGCGGGGGCTGCTGTTGGATGGGGCCTCTGAAGGCATTTCCTATATGTTCTATCCTAAG CTGCAGATCTGGGGCGAGGTGCAGGTCTGGAGGCAGGCCGCCACGCAGGTTTTCTTTGCCCTGGGGCTCGGCTTCGGCTCTGTCATCGCCTACTCCTCCTACAACCCCCCGAACAATAACTGCCACCGCGACGCCCTCATGGTGTCCCTCATCAACCTGCTCACGTCTGTGCTCGCCTCTCTCGTGGTCTTTGCGGTGCTGGGCTTCCGTGCAAAGAGCATGGCGATGGCCTGCGTGCTGCG GAACGTGGGCCTCCTGACGGAGATGTCAGCCATGGGGTCCGTGCAGCATCTCCTGCTGCCGTGGGCCAACGGATCTGACCCTGGATCAGTGTCCCTGTGGGAATACCGGGAGTGGTTCCAGCAGTATGGTGCCCAAATGGGGAGTGGCATCACGGACTGCAGCCTGGAGGAGGAGATGAACCAG GGAGTGGAAGGCACGGGGCTGGCCTTCATTGCCTTCACCGAGGCCATGGTTCTGTTCCCAGCCTCGCCTTTCTGGTCCATGCTCTTCTTCCTCATGCTGCTCAACCTCGGCCTCAGCACCATGTTTGGCACCATGCAGGGAATCCTCACCCCCCTCAGTGACAACTTCCATCTGCTGAGACGCCACAAGACCCTGCTAACGg TGGCCAGCTGCATCCTGGGCTTTCTCATCGGCCTACTCTTCACCCAGCGCTCCGGGAACTACTTTGTCACCATGTTTGATGACTACTCTGCCACCCTGCCACTCATCATCGTGGTCGTATTTGAGACGCTTGCCGTGTCCTGGATCTACGGCGCCGACCG CTTCCTGGATGACATAGAAGTCATGCTCCAGTGGCGCCCCCCAGTGGTTTACAAGTACCTGTGGCAGTTTGTGTGCCTGCTGGCCATGGTGGGTCTTCTGGGGGCCAGTTTGCTACGTATGTTCTTCAAATGGCCCACCTACACAGCCTGGAACCAGAGCATG GCCTCCGAGAGGGTGCTGCCGTACCCCGGTTGGGCTCTTGCCCTCCTCTCTCTGCTCATCCTGCTGGCCTGCCTGCCTCTGCCTGTACTTTACATCCATACCCTTCTGAGGCGTCGCCTAGGCAGCCGCGGGGCCCCACTGGAGGCAGGGCTTAGCCACAGAGACACATATATGAAATGCGAGACGGACGAACCTGCCGCCGCCCAGCAGCTCATCCCATTGGAGGGGGAGCAAGAATCTGACAGGGGCTCCTTCCTGTCACTGGGT